In the genome of Orcinus orca chromosome 13, mOrcOrc1.1, whole genome shotgun sequence, the window tttttaatgcaatgaaaacaagagaaagaacaaagaactgAAGTTTAATTCCACAAAAGAGTAGTTAATGTTTAACTGAATCTAATGAAAAAACTACCCAGAGTAGACCTAATTtgaaggtttccttttttttgctgATATACAATACTACCAGTCAAACGACAGAACTGAGTTTGCTTCAGGCAAGGACCTTAGTACAGAAGTCTATccagttattttttattaatatatttttccttcaagGAATATCCTAAGGATCATACCCTTTGCTTACCATTTACTTTATCCTTATCTGCAAAATCCAAGATACAATTTAGATGCCATTCATAGCTACCTAGAGACGTTAGGATAATCTAATTCTACATGCGGCCTTGCCTTTTGACTTTAGCTTCATATCTAAATGTCAAATGTTTACTTTTGGACCTCAATACCTGAAGAAGGCAGAGTTCCTTTTGAATCCCTCTGGAGCCAGGCTAGTTGGGTTAATTTcccaacttctctgtgcctccgcTTCATTTGTAAAGTGAATATCGTAATAGTCATTATGTAATTGTATGAAATAATAtaagtaaagtgcttagaacagtacctggcatacaAGAGTCATTATTTAAGTACaggttttttattattactatcctTCCTCTCTATTAAAAGGAGGAGCTAAATTTCTGCTTAGACAGAGGTTATCTCCCCTACACtatatttaacaaaaatgtttaaaaaactctAAGATTCAGCAAAGCTTTTGGAGCTTACTGTTCTCACTCACCCCTTCAATGAGCTGCAGACATTCTGTCAGAGTGTTGTTAATTTTACTGGATAGTTCAAgttgtgctttcttttcttcctcttctttttccataCTCTTCCAGAATGAAATATTCAtttcctctattatttttctttttgttttaagttcCATAGGAGGCCGTTTATAGATCCTCCCCTTAGATTTCTGCCATTCTTCCAACTGTTTCCTGTTATACAATTAAAAAGGGGGATGGTTTTAGGGGTCTTTTTTGGTACACGGTTAAGCTTCTAAAGTATGACATGCATAGATTATCACTGAACACCTTCAACTAGAAAGTCaggagaatgttttaaaaataatttaccaatTGGTATTGGAAGCACTGGTTGCCCCCACCCTTCAGAAGGCAGATGCCAGACGGATTAGTTGGATTACAACAGGTGGTTAGCATCTCAATCTTCAAACTCCTtaatttcctgtttatttttcaatatttttctctgaaaatttttACCTGTATGCTACTCCTGATAAATTGCTGTCCTAAGACATCCCTCCATCTCTGAGATCATTAACTCAGCACTCCATTTCTCTTATCATGAGCTTTGTATCTGCCACTCAACCAGACTCACCAAACCTGTATTCTGCCCTCAGTAGGGTTGTGGCCACTCAGAGTGACCCACTTTGCCCAGTTCCTTAGCCCTCTCCTACCACACATGACCCCCTCTTCCCCTAATGAGATCAATAATTTCAGGGCTCTTTTCTTAAGTAGCTAGTCTCTGATGGTGCCACGTCCTAATCCTCACTCTCCCCACACTGTTCACTCTCCACTCCTGCTCCTAGGCAGTCCACAGACTACTGTTGAAGGAGTCACCAAGACATGTAGGCCCAAGCATCTGAATGTAGgctcttcagtttctttaaattACAACTACATGTTTATGACTCACAAACGTACATTTCAGCCCAGATCACTCTCTAGGGTCCCAAACTTTGTAAACTCCAGTGCCTAACTGATAACTTTTATTTGATGTCTGGCaggcatttaaaatttaatattgttcAAAACGAAGCTCTCGATTTTCATCTCCAAATCTTTTCCCAAACAGCCTTCCCTACATTGGTAAACAGTGGCCCAATCTACCCAGTTGCTAGGGCCTAAAACGAGGAGTTGTCTTGAGTAGTCCTTTCTTTTCCCCACGTCCAATACATCATCATATAATCAGTATTGATTCTATCTCCACTACCACCATTCTTGTCCAGATCACTGTCaccttctgcctgaaatgctgCAGCAGCCTCCTAACTCATCTCCTTCCTTCCACTCTAACCCTTCTCAAATTCATCCTGTGCACAGCAGCTAGTGATCTTTATAAAGTAAACCAGTCATGGCCAGGTACTTTCCATGGCTCttggaataaaattcaaaatgttctCTGTGGCCGGAGGTGCAGTGCAGGTTGGTTCCTGCCTACAACCTCATGTTACACCACTCTCCCCCTCACTCACTGCCTTCCAGGAGCTCTGGCATTTTTTCCGTTACTTAACCCAAGCTCATTCCTCCCTCAGGGTCTTGTATTGTCTGTCTTCAGTCCTCTGCTCAAATGATAACTCCTTGAAGAGGTAATTTTCTGTAATTATGCTGTCTTAATCAACATGTTGATTTTCTATCTTTTCCACTAGAATCCAAGGTCTATGAAGACAGAAACCTTGGATGTCCCAGTGCCTAGCATAGTGTTTAGAACACGTGTTTaattacagtaaaattcaccttttttggtacacagttctgtgagttttgacaaatgcatgaaATCATGTGACTGTGACTACAATCAAGATATAACACCCTCAAAAATGCCCCTGTGTTCCTCGGTGGTCAACCTTGCCACCCATGCCAGCTCCTAGCAGTCACTGATCGCTTTGCTGTCCttatagctttgctttttccagaaaatcagtaactatcaaaaaaaaaatttatttatttttggctgcattgagtcttcgctgctgcacacaggctttctctagttgcatcgagcgggctactcttcgttgcggtgcgcatgcttctcactgcggtggcttctcttgttgcagagcaggggctctaggcgtgcgggcttcagtagtcatggcacgtgggctcagtagttgtggctcgtgggctctagagtgagggctcggtagttgtggcgcacgggcttagcggctccgtggcatgtgggatcttcccagaccaggacttgaacctgtgtcccctgcactggcaggcagattcttaaccattgcgccaccagggaagcccccgagaaAATCAGTAACTATTAACTCTCTTGTTTCTCCCTTGATTTCTCAGCACAGTCCACACAGTGCTTATATTAGCCCTAACTGCTTCCCCTTTACCTTCACCGGCTTCATGATAGAAGCTGAGTCATCTGCCATGTGTTTCCCCTATGTTCCCGGCATTCTTATCTCCTTAGCCTTGCTTCTAATCATAAATGAAGAGGGAACTTGCTTTTTCTAAAGCTAATATATTCCTAGGACCTGGCTTTATTATTCTAGTACTTTCCATATATACACCAGAAAAAATGTTCCATAATAGTACACTATGACTGTGTGCTGATCACTGTATCTCCCAGTGTAGGTGCTAAAGGAACACTCGAGGAATGAGAGAGTGATCTATCCTTCTCCACAGACTCCTCCTATTTTTTGTCATCAAACTTGGCCCAACTGTAATCTGTCTTAGGATCCATCGTCTGTTATCTGGTCTACACTGCAAAGCTCCAGGGTAGGGACCCTGACCTCCTCATTCACCAGCTCAAGGCCTTtgcattcagttttctttttgctCAGAAGACTCATCCTTCTTCCTgtcactgtccttttttttttttttgtggtacgcgggcctctcactgttgtggcctctcccactgcggagcacaggctccgaacgtgcaggcttagcggccatggctcacgggcccagccgctccatggcatgtgggatcttcccggtccgggacatgaacccgtgtcccctgcatcggcaggcggactctcaaccactgtgccaccagggaagccctctgtcacTGTCCTTTTCCCAGTCCAGATGTCACTGTTCAAAGTACCTCCCCTGACCTTTCTATCTAAAGTCATCCCAGCCTCCCTCTCTCAATCGCATCACCCTGAATTaagttattttctgtctcttcaggAGGGCAGAGAGCTTGTCAGTGGTGTTCAGGGCTGTATTCAGAGAATAAATCCTGCCCTCACTTCACTCTGCTATACCTTTTAGCTACCATCTAATTTTACATGTTCCTTTTGCCCTTGCCAGGAATCTCCTTATTTTCTACTCCAATCAAGTGTACAGAGGTCCTTCTCCTGGGAGGTTCACCACATCATCAGAATATGTCTGGTCCTGTTCAGAAAGTGTATGAAATCCTTTGGCTCAGTTTCAAGCATCACACGTGTTAATGTTAACTCCCAGCAGCCTGAGATCCTGACTTCTAACATCTGAACTCTGTATGTGAACTGATTACTTCTCTCTGCCTTAGCGTACTTTCCAAAACTTGGCCTGCTCAGACTCATAGAAGTTTCCTGCTCCTTCTTCTCTGATAACTTTTCGGATTTCACATTAGTTGGCTTGACAAGGGGCTACCATGTCTGCACTTCCTAGCGGTGTAAGTTCACTACTCTGGCTCCTCCTACCCTGCCTCTTCTGTTGCTGTTCAGTCCCTGCAGGGCACTTCTTGCATGAATGGTCTACCTCTGCAACCTCTACTTCTTATCCAACTGTtctgtttcaatttcttttttaaaaaataaattatttcaagcataCAGAAAATTACAGAGAACAATTTGAACACATGTATGTACCACTCAGCTCTATCAAGTCTTCATATTTGCTTTGTCTGTTTTTCAGAGTTACAGCTAAAAATTACTCAGGAGCCATTATTTATGACCCATCTCCTGACTTTAGCACTCCTGATGGTCAATTTGCCCAGTCATCTTACTTTGCAAAATTTTGGAATTAAAATAAAGTACCTTCGATCCTCTGCTGTGGTCTTCTTACTTGGATTAGTTTGGGTCCCATTTGGGAGTCCTCTTCCATTTACGGTTGTGCCACCAGCTTGAGTTCTGGGAGCTGTCTTGTTTAGAAAACAGTTCTGGGGAAGAGCCCTTTTCAACTTGGAGTCCAAAGTCCGTGCTTTTTGTTGACAGCTGTTGTTGCATTTATTCCCTTTGGCTCCATTTGCTCTTATGCTAGGGGTGCTTGGAATGACTGAGTTAAAGCTGCCAACTGTCAAATTAGGCCTTTGGCTTATGGCTTTTGATTTTTGCAGTACATATGATGTCCGACGTCTACAACAAGCTTGCGTGGGTTTATGATCTTGCTTTGTGTTTGGATGTCTGTTGTTACATCCTCTTTGAAGCACTTTGGGGTATGTGCTGGGTTTGCTATGTTTTACTTTCTGTTCAGTAACAGTGCATGACTGTAACTTAGTTTCATTTGGTCTTTCATACTTACCCCTATTAACCTTTATATTCTTTATGTCCTTAACCACTGTTTTCTTTGATGCTTGAGTCCTGTTAAGTGTCTGGACAAAGTGAGAGGAAACTGTTTTTGGGGGTTTTCCCCCTGGTCTTGCAAGATCTGTTCCTCTAGAGAGTTGCTGAGCCTTCTCTGGTGGAATCCTGATTTGTGTTTCTTCAAGGAATTGTTTATTGACTCTGTCTTTCAGAACAGCACTGTGCACTGACCTTTTGCCCAAGACTTCTTTAGTAGGAGCCACACTGCTCTTGGTTTGATTAGTTTTTGGCTTACTTACGGTGCCTAATTCAGGATTTGGCTTCCTCTCAGAGTCTGGTAAGATTTGGGGCAAGTTCTCTTTATTCATCTCTTTTAGACAGCTACCCAAGGATTCATTTTCAACGTGGGTATTGTCCACAGAGTCTGTACATTTAGCAGTTCCTTGTTGTGTTACCTGCTGCTTTTTAGTTTTCAATTCCTGTATATTAAGTGACCCCATGGTTTTTCTTGACAGTTCTCCAGTAGTGGATGATCCAAATTCATGGTGTTGTTGACTACTTCCGGAAGGCTTACGGTTTGGGTTAGAAGAAACACATTCTGAAGTGAGCCTTTTTTTGCCCAGAAGTTTTGGTGGCTCCAACTTTGGTCTCTGGGACCCTGTGATACTGGCAGGTCTGGACTGATGTTTAATGCTGATGGGTCTTGTAGCTTTGACAGGCAAAGCAACATGGTTGGTAACATCCTTTTTAGGTCTAATAGtctaaaaagacagagaaagatatgAAAAAAGTAAACTCATAACAACAGcccactgtttttaaaataaaaaaactagttattttgtttataatttcatttaagaGACTTGAATcctgagaaaataaaagactcACTAATAGATGATTTTTATAACTGGAGTTCCTATTAGAAATACATTAGAATCTTTTGGCTTGATAGAATTCAGCAGAGATGCAGTGAACACATAAAAATTgctgtttacaaaaataaatttggcTCCATCAAACAAGTACTTGCTGAATGCCCATTATATCCAAGTGAAGTGTCATTCTAGGGACTCTGGAAAGATACATACATAATAGACTTATGTTAGGGTACCTCCCAAGTTCCTCCTAGTACTTTGTATTGCTACACTAATTTTCTTAAAACAACACTGCCTTTGTAAAGGTCAGAGTGTCACTCAAGAAACTTTGTCTCATCCTGGAGATCAGTGGTATGGATATGCTGGGAGTCCTGAGATACTCTGGAACAGTTCTGAATAAGTACCTAACATCTCAGCAGAAAGTCAGTCATATTTGTGAAGTCAGGAAAGGGTTTTAAGGTTAGATTGTACATTATTAACAAGTAAATATTTCAGCCATGTGATTTAATTTTGGATAAGAAAGGTAGGACTAGGTTGcagagaacttttaaaactagGGAGGGGTGTTTAGAATTAATATGGTAAATAACAGGGACAGGCCACTGTGGATTCTGGAGTGTCTGCATTGAATGCAGTTACTCAGAAAGGAGAATTTGGCAGAGATTTGTAGACTATCCAGGGAAAGATATGGCAGTGCTAGAGTTACTGTCCTCTATTTTTGGTTTGATAATATGATGAATAATTACTATGTAAGCTTTGTGAATGTGTAAAGGACGTCTGTAACTAGAACCACTTGTCCTTAAGGGCGAAGAGATGGCCACCCTAGGATGGCCGGGGCATGTGCACTGTTGCTCATGGGTACTCTAGGGGAGCGCTGGGGGCgggaggcagagagacagacgGTGTGCTCACGCGGCCACAGCTGGGTTACTCCTTGAGCCCCAACATTTACATCAACCTCGGCTCTCCCCATTATTGCTCATTACTGCTTACTGAAGAGGCAGAGATGTTGGTATAAACTTTCCAATTCCTTACTCGttcttttttgtatattaaaaaaatatcgACATATAATTTGTACCCCAGTcaccattttaaagcatacaattcagtgggttttagtatattcaaaagACTGTACAACCATcgccactaattccagaacattttcatcactgcagAAAGAAATCCCACATTTGTTAgaagtcactccccatttcctcctccccacGGATCTGGACAACCagtaatctattttctgtctctataaatttgcctattctggacatttcatataaatggaatcatataatatgtggcctttcgaatctggcttcttccacttagcataatgtttttgagattcacccgtgttgtggcatgtatcagcacttcattactctattttttaaataataaactttagggcttccctggtggcacagtggttgagagtccgcctgccgatgcaggggacacgggttcgtgccccggtctgggaggatcccacgtgctgtggagcggctgggcccgtgagccatggccactgagcctgcgcgtccggagcctgtgctctgcaacgggagaggccacaacagtgagaggcctgcgtacctaaaaaaaaaacaaacaaaaaaaacccaaaaaacaaaaaaacccaaaaaaacccacttcatttttagagcagttttagttcaaagcaaaattgagtggaagtaCAGAGACTTCCCATATATTCCTTGCCCCCACACAGGCACGTCacgtctttttatggctgaataaatattccattttatggctatatcacattttggttatctattcaattgatggacatctgggtcatttccaccttctggctattatgaataatgttgctatgaatatttgctataagttttgtgtgtttgtgtgtgtgtgtatatctctgTTTTCAACTCTCTTGGGTacatatctaggagtggaattgccgggtcatatggtagctctatgatTAACTtctgaggaactgtcaaactattttccaaaggtactgcaccattttacattcccaccagtaatgcataggggttctaatttctccacatcctccccaacacatattatctgtctttttgattataaccatcctagtgggtgtgaagtggtatctcacggtgatttttatttgcatttccctaatgttgagcatcttttcatgtccttatttCCCATTTGTAtactttctttggagaaatttctattcagatcctttgtccatttagAAATTGggctgtctttttattgttgagttgtaagagtgcTTTATTTATCCTGGGTCCTAGATCTTTATCATatataagatttgcaaatattttctctcttgtacagtttttatatctttattttagatCAGCCTGGCCTTGCTAACTTACTGTAAGTGGTAGAACTGGTCATGCAGTTAGTTTCAAGTACTTCATTGAGAGAAAAACTAGGCTTAGAAGAGTCATTAGGCTAGCAGAATAGCCTGCAATCAATAGGCAAATACACACCATTCGAGCTGGAAGGGATTTTGGAGATCATTAAATTGAGCCCCTTCATCTGAGAGGGAACGTGAGCTGCCCAAGGTCAGGCAGGGTGTTAAGAGGCAGGGTTGGGGATAGAACTTCAGTCTCTGACTCCTGGCCTCAGACAACTCACGTCAGATagatctgattaaaaaaaaaaacaaagacagaatgTACAAGAAGGAACAAGTGACACAAACTGAATTTGGTCACTTCATTCTGTACACATGAagccagagaagggagaaaattcACAAAGGATATGACAAGGGTTTAAATCAGGAGAGATTTACTGCAtctgtactaggcactgtgctagactgCAAGGGGATACAAAGATGACAAGACGACACATGCCCCTGAGGAGTGCTAACAGAAAATTATGATACGAAGACATGAGGGCTGTAATAGGGCTGGGAGGGATTGTAAAGCTCATCTGATTGGTGGTTTTCAAGCATTTTTGTTCATATACTCccaaaataattttgacaaaCTCTGTGCCTTCctatacttttaaaagttaatagctaacattttttcatcattagtttaaaTAGCTGCAAATATGTAATTTCAGGCACACTGTCAATATTGACATTTCAAGATGAAATGAAATTTGATACCCACTATAATCTATTTAAAAACTATAGAAACACACTCTTCTTTAATAACTGAAAAgataattcctttcttttttctcctggtCTGTTCTCATTCCAGTTCACCACAAAATTTTTATACTAGATATTTGTGCTTGGAAGTTTATAATCCATTACCCTATCATACTTCTCAACAAATATATGTCTATAAGTTTACCTTAATCTGTATTTACCATAACTATAAATAATTCAGCAAAAGAAGATAAATGTTACCAATTTTGATCAATAATTATTAAGTATAAAGAGTAAAATACTTTttcataaagaaatggaaatatctcTTAGTGAGTTGGCTGGAGGTTTCCCCCCACAATTAGTTCATGTATTCACTGGAAGACATTATATTACTTATTGCTAGAATGAGACAGAGGTCTTCATCAGTTTTATTCCtttggctttttaaataaaaacacagaaaatttgTGCACATTATCAAGTAGATGGGAATAGAAGATGTTTTGTTACAGCAATTA includes:
- the CKAP2L gene encoding cytoskeleton-associated protein 2-like, with product MVLPGRSAAAEERQRKLQEYLAAKGKLKCQNAKPYLKAKNNCPNPPPSKSTIRPKKDVTNHVALPVKATRPISIKHQSRPASITGSQRPKLEPPKLLGKKRLTSECVSSNPNRKPSGSSQQHHEFGSSTTGELSRKTMGSLNIQELKTKKQQVTQQGTAKCTDSVDNTHVENESLGSCLKEMNKENLPQILPDSERKPNPELGTVSKPKTNQTKSSVAPTKEVLGKRSVHSAVLKDRVNKQFLEETQIRIPPEKAQQLSRGTDLARPGGKPPKTVSSHFVQTLNRTQASKKTVVKDIKNIKVNRGKYERPNETKLQSCTVTEQKVKHSKPSTYPKVLQRGCNNRHPNTKQDHKPTQACCRRRTSYVLQKSKAISQRPNLTVGSFNSVIPSTPSIRANGAKGNKCNNSCQQKARTLDSKLKRALPQNCFLNKTAPRTQAGGTTVNGRGLPNGTQTNPSKKTTAEDRRKQLEEWQKSKGRIYKRPPMELKTKRKIIEEMNISFWKSMEKEEEEKKAQLELSSKINNTLTECLQLIEGGEHSNEIGAILSSIPEAEKFAQFWICKAKLLASKGTFDVIGLYEEAIRNGARPIQELRKVVLNILQDPDRTTEGITSDSLAAETNITSIEMLAKKMESGTSCLSPKEREQVSATPQITKSEQDNHPGIKLQIAPIPRINGMPEVQDMKLITPVRRSARIERAVSRYPEMLQEHDLVVASLNELLEVEETECFIFRKNEALPVTLGLQVLES